Proteins co-encoded in one Halococcoides cellulosivorans genomic window:
- a CDS encoding oligosaccharyl transferase, archaeosortase A system-associated, with protein MSADEGLGSELADARERVTGDPRVGTAVDEFLDIYHLVVVGVAMVFVFWIRARNWGEYVVDGEVLYSGNDPWYHYRMAQYTVENFPNTMPYEVWTKFPTGTSVGQFGTLMDQVVALGALIVGLGSPDPETVRMVLLFAPAVFGTLLVVPVFLVARRLAGRTAGVLAVVTFAFAGTVTQGGSILIKGVVGTSDHHIAEALLAALAALAVIVALQVAHREKPVIELLDDRDVAGLRRPLGYGALAGAAIAIYMSMWPPAIYFVGLLGIYVTLQAIVSVARGDHPEPVLIVMAVTFAVTGLLTLGTFDVVDVTSTKISLIHVGLPVAGAVWSAGLLWLARVVDTRDLAATDAATAIEETMGVRVTDARASRIGYPLAVLGTLAGGALVAKLVVPGVFSYSVSQFIRVVGFAAGQGSSTIGEVQPLPSADVLFVAYGMAIIAAAGLVGWTLVWRAPSGQNRPERLFVAVWFVFSLSMTFTQGRFMYYLAVPTVTLAGVAGAEIIDTVRDVGEEASLSGYEVVSIAAVVVLLIGPLAVPPNVHSMTQGSNLGPGGGVQGWQSSLDYLNDETPIEGAFGTAENADELDYYGTYAAEADSDYDYPEGSFGVLSWWDYGHWITVLGERIPTANPFQEGANSAARFLLSSEEAEAESVMEELSDGENAETRYVAVDYKMALANSQYGGKFFAPPNFVDNKSQSDYRRFVQGVRQTDQGLRLVRDRNNRIISGSIQKPEYYHTMPVRLYRYHGSMREPAPVVVNWQQIGAGDGSPLNVNPYRSENESLIQWYPSMEAAQNAVRNDSTAQIGGIGAYPADRVPALEHYRLVNVSTRSAGQIGASQPGIYQLYQGGVDIGLNQFTFRTLFERNPAWTKIFERVPGATIQGEGPANSAVYATVEMDVPRENASSFRYTQRAETDAQGDFEMTVPYASTGTDEWGPDDGATNVSVRATGPYEISTTRPGFGGQPGTTVYNATADVSNAKVIGRDDDPVTVTLEPHDIPVETPENATDPSGNATGVENATA; from the coding sequence ATGAGTGCCGACGAGGGGCTCGGCAGTGAACTCGCTGACGCCCGCGAGCGTGTGACCGGCGATCCCCGCGTCGGGACCGCTGTGGACGAGTTCCTCGACATCTATCACCTCGTCGTGGTGGGTGTGGCGATGGTCTTCGTGTTCTGGATTCGCGCGCGCAACTGGGGGGAGTACGTCGTCGACGGCGAGGTCCTCTACAGCGGGAACGACCCCTGGTATCACTACCGGATGGCCCAGTACACCGTCGAGAACTTCCCCAATACGATGCCCTACGAGGTCTGGACCAAGTTCCCGACGGGGACGTCGGTCGGTCAGTTCGGGACGCTGATGGACCAGGTGGTCGCGCTGGGCGCGCTGATCGTCGGCCTCGGATCGCCCGACCCCGAGACCGTCCGGATGGTCCTCCTGTTCGCGCCCGCGGTGTTCGGGACACTGTTGGTCGTCCCGGTCTTCCTCGTTGCGCGTCGACTCGCCGGGCGGACGGCGGGCGTCCTCGCGGTCGTTACGTTCGCGTTCGCGGGCACGGTCACACAGGGCGGATCGATCCTGATCAAAGGCGTCGTCGGGACGAGCGACCACCACATCGCTGAAGCGCTGCTCGCCGCGCTCGCCGCGCTCGCCGTGATCGTCGCGTTGCAGGTCGCCCACCGCGAGAAGCCCGTGATCGAGTTGCTCGACGATCGCGACGTCGCGGGGCTGCGCCGTCCGCTGGGGTACGGCGCGCTCGCGGGCGCAGCGATCGCGATCTACATGTCGATGTGGCCGCCGGCGATCTACTTCGTCGGCCTGCTGGGGATCTACGTCACGCTCCAGGCGATCGTCTCGGTCGCGCGCGGCGACCACCCCGAACCGGTCTTGATCGTGATGGCCGTCACGTTCGCCGTCACGGGACTGCTCACCCTGGGGACGTTCGACGTCGTCGACGTCACCTCGACGAAGATCTCGCTGATCCACGTCGGCCTCCCGGTCGCGGGCGCGGTCTGGTCCGCCGGCCTGCTGTGGCTGGCGCGGGTCGTCGACACGCGCGACCTCGCCGCGACCGACGCTGCGACGGCGATCGAGGAGACGATGGGCGTTCGCGTGACCGATGCCCGCGCCAGTCGGATCGGCTATCCGCTCGCGGTACTCGGCACGCTCGCCGGCGGGGCGCTCGTGGCGAAACTCGTGGTGCCCGGCGTGTTCTCTTACAGTGTCTCTCAGTTCATACGTGTGGTCGGGTTCGCGGCCGGGCAGGGATCGAGCACGATCGGTGAGGTCCAGCCCCTGCCGAGTGCGGACGTCCTCTTTGTCGCCTACGGGATGGCGATCATCGCCGCCGCCGGACTCGTCGGCTGGACGCTGGTCTGGCGGGCCCCATCGGGTCAGAACCGGCCCGAGCGCCTGTTCGTGGCGGTCTGGTTCGTCTTCTCGCTGTCGATGACGTTCACCCAGGGTCGGTTCATGTACTACCTGGCGGTGCCGACGGTCACGCTCGCGGGCGTGGCGGGCGCGGAGATCATCGACACGGTGCGTGACGTTGGCGAGGAGGCGAGCCTTTCGGGGTACGAAGTCGTCTCGATCGCTGCGGTCGTCGTTCTCCTGATCGGCCCGCTGGCCGTGCCGCCGAACGTCCATTCGATGACCCAGGGCTCGAATCTGGGGCCCGGTGGCGGCGTCCAGGGCTGGCAGAGCAGTCTCGACTATCTCAACGACGAGACGCCGATCGAGGGCGCGTTCGGGACGGCCGAGAACGCCGACGAACTCGACTACTACGGCACGTACGCCGCTGAGGCCGACAGCGACTACGACTACCCCGAGGGGAGTTTCGGCGTGCTCTCCTGGTGGGACTACGGCCACTGGATCACGGTGCTGGGCGAGCGGATTCCGACGGCCAATCCCTTCCAGGAGGGCGCGAACTCGGCGGCCCGATTCTTGCTCTCCAGTGAGGAGGCCGAGGCCGAATCTGTGATGGAAGAGTTGTCCGACGGCGAGAACGCCGAGACCCGGTACGTCGCCGTCGACTACAAGATGGCGCTCGCGAACTCTCAGTATGGCGGAAAGTTCTTCGCACCGCCGAACTTCGTCGACAACAAATCCCAGAGTGACTACCGTCGGTTCGTCCAGGGCGTCAGGCAGACCGATCAGGGCCTTCGACTGGTCCGGGACAGAAACAACCGAATCATCTCGGGGAGTATCCAGAAGCCCGAATACTATCACACCATGCCGGTCCGGCTCTACCGGTACCACGGCAGCATGCGCGAACCGGCTCCCGTGGTGGTGAACTGGCAGCAGATCGGGGCGGGTGACGGGTCGCCGCTCAACGTTAACCCCTATCGGAGCGAGAACGAGTCACTGATCCAGTGGTACCCATCGATGGAAGCCGCCCAGAACGCCGTTCGAAACGACTCGACCGCACAGATCGGCGGGATCGGAGCGTACCCCGCGGACCGCGTGCCCGCGCTCGAACACTACCGGCTGGTCAACGTGAGCACTCGATCGGCGGGTCAGATCGGCGCGAGCCAGCCCGGGATCTACCAGCTGTATCAAGGGGGGGTCGACATCGGACTGAATCAGTTCACGTTCCGCACGCTCTTCGAGCGGAACCCCGCCTGGACGAAGATCTTCGAGCGCGTCCCCGGCGCGACGATCCAGGGCGAGGGCCCCGCGAACAGTGCGGTGTACGCCACCGTCGAGATGGACGTGCCCCGCGAGAACGCCTCGTCGTTCCGATACACACAGCGTGCCGAGACCGACGCGCAGGGCGACTTCGAGATGACCGTTCCGTACGCCTCGACGGGCACCGACGAGTGGGGCCCCGACGACGGCGCGACGAACGTCTCGGTCCGCGCGACCGGGCCCTACGAGATCAGCACCACCCGGCCTGGATTCGGCGGCCAACCCGGGACGACGGTGTACAACGCGACCGCCGACGTCTCGAACGCGAAGGTGATCGGACGCGACGACGATCCGGTCACGGTCACGTTGGAGCCCCACGACATCCCGGTCGAGACGCCCGAGAACGCCACCGACCCGTCCGGGAACGCGACTGGCGTCGAGAACGCGACCGCCTAA
- the rpiA gene encoding ribose-5-phosphate isomerase RpiA — protein sequence MTDRTTAKRVAGEAAVEAIDDESVVGLGSGSTAATAITALGERVAAGLAVRGVPTSWQARQRAREAGIPLTDLDADRVDIAIDGADQVAPTALLKGGGGAHVREKIVDSDAERFLVVVDDSKVVDAIDQPVPLAVLPEARRPVADAIAALGGAAETRMATRRDGPVLTDDGAIVVDAAFGVIDDPAALATELSAIPGVVGHGLFVDAADAVYVGSADGSVAVCDR from the coding sequence ATGACCGACCGGACGACAGCGAAGCGTGTGGCCGGGGAGGCGGCGGTCGAGGCGATCGACGACGAGTCGGTCGTCGGCCTGGGCTCCGGATCGACCGCGGCGACGGCGATCACCGCACTCGGTGAGCGTGTCGCCGCGGGACTGGCGGTCCGGGGCGTGCCGACCTCCTGGCAGGCCCGCCAGCGCGCCCGCGAGGCCGGTATTCCGTTGACCGATCTCGACGCCGATCGGGTCGACATCGCGATCGACGGGGCCGACCAGGTCGCGCCGACCGCGCTGCTCAAAGGTGGCGGTGGGGCCCACGTCCGCGAAAAGATCGTCGACAGCGACGCCGAGCGCTTCCTGGTCGTCGTCGACGACTCGAAAGTCGTCGACGCGATCGATCAGCCCGTCCCCCTTGCCGTCCTGCCCGAGGCGCGCCGCCCGGTTGCCGACGCGATCGCGGCGCTCGGTGGAGCGGCCGAGACACGGATGGCGACCCGACGGGACGGACCGGTGCTCACCGACGACGGCGCGATCGTCGTCGACGCCGCGTTCGGCGTGATCGACGACCCGGCGGCGCTGGCGACCGAGCTATCGGCCATCCCGGGCGTCGTCGGTCACGGCCTGTTCGTCGATGCGGCTGATGCGGTGTACGTCGGCTCCGCGGACGGCTCGGTCGCGGTCTGCGACCGATAA
- a CDS encoding ATP-dependent DNA helicase, translating to MDLDRLTDEFPAPEYRGNQAAALDAIDEAFAAGNEVVLVRAPTGSGKSLLARAIAGCARRPGAADPEEPVGAYYTTPQVSQLDDVSNDPLLDDLAIVRGKNNYDCILPGESTTPVDRAPCVREREFECDRKQRCPYYSDRSIASQRSIAAMTLAYFMQTAGSDVFGQRDVIVVDEAHGLREWAELYATIELDPSTVPVWEARPPPAIDDLGSARSYADGLRTVCERRLTELRNQAELDPDAVVERDRLETLRSDLGWFLETSGPVGPGEGAAGDDGDTDGESDADDDSGGTEWVVHQPDGAGEPVRIAPMNPERYLGHTVWDRGQQFALLSATILDKDAFCRGVGLDPDRVALVSVGHTFPVESRPLFDVSAGKMTREHRADTLDTIADTVVRIMADRPDEPGLIHCHSYDIQSGLADRLRERGVADRIRAHGRSDRDAQLATWKRETRPEVFLSVKMEEALDLEGDLARWQVLCKAPYPNVGDPRVERRLENDRWDWYYRTALRTVIQACGRIVRSPTDYGATYLADRSLLDLFDRARSAMPEWFAAQVDRCERPDLPPGDASAALAGLSGGGTDRRTVDASPVADVWDTD from the coding sequence GTGGACCTCGATCGGCTCACCGACGAGTTCCCCGCCCCCGAGTACCGCGGGAACCAGGCCGCTGCGCTCGACGCGATCGACGAGGCGTTCGCCGCGGGCAACGAGGTCGTCCTCGTGCGCGCGCCAACCGGGAGCGGCAAGTCCCTGCTCGCGAGAGCGATCGCGGGGTGTGCGCGCCGGCCCGGCGCGGCCGACCCCGAGGAGCCGGTCGGGGCGTACTACACGACTCCGCAGGTCTCGCAACTCGACGACGTCTCGAACGATCCGCTGCTCGACGATCTCGCGATCGTCCGCGGGAAGAACAACTACGACTGCATCCTCCCCGGTGAGTCGACGACGCCGGTCGATCGCGCGCCGTGTGTCCGCGAACGCGAGTTCGAGTGCGACCGCAAGCAGCGCTGTCCGTACTACTCCGACCGGTCGATCGCTTCCCAGCGGTCGATCGCGGCGATGACACTCGCCTACTTCATGCAGACCGCGGGCAGTGACGTGTTCGGCCAGCGCGACGTGATCGTCGTCGACGAGGCTCACGGCCTCCGTGAGTGGGCCGAACTGTACGCGACCATCGAACTCGACCCCTCGACGGTCCCGGTCTGGGAGGCCCGGCCGCCGCCCGCCATCGACGACCTCGGGAGCGCCCGATCGTACGCCGACGGCCTCCGGACGGTCTGTGAGCGCCGCCTGACCGAACTGCGGAATCAGGCCGAACTCGATCCCGACGCGGTCGTCGAACGCGACCGCCTGGAGACGCTGCGCTCGGATCTCGGGTGGTTTCTGGAGACCAGCGGTCCGGTCGGCCCGGGCGAGGGGGCGGCTGGAGACGACGGCGACACGGACGGCGAGAGCGACGCCGACGACGACAGCGGCGGGACCGAATGGGTCGTCCACCAGCCAGACGGCGCGGGCGAACCCGTCCGGATCGCGCCGATGAACCCCGAGCGGTATCTCGGCCACACCGTCTGGGATCGCGGGCAGCAGTTCGCACTCCTCTCGGCGACGATCCTCGACAAGGACGCGTTCTGTCGGGGCGTCGGCCTCGATCCCGACCGGGTCGCGCTCGTCTCGGTCGGGCATACGTTTCCCGTCGAATCGCGCCCGCTGTTCGACGTCAGCGCGGGCAAGATGACTCGCGAACACCGCGCGGACACCCTCGATACGATCGCCGACACGGTCGTCCGGATCATGGCCGATCGACCCGACGAACCCGGGCTGATCCACTGTCACTCCTACGACATCCAGTCGGGGCTGGCCGATCGACTGCGCGAGCGGGGCGTGGCCGACCGGATCCGCGCGCACGGCCGATCGGATCGGGACGCCCAACTCGCGACCTGGAAGCGCGAGACGCGTCCCGAGGTGTTCCTCTCGGTGAAAATGGAGGAAGCACTCGATCTGGAGGGCGATCTGGCGCGCTGGCAGGTGCTCTGTAAGGCGCCGTATCCGAACGTGGGCGATCCCCGGGTCGAGCGCCGTCTGGAGAACGACCGCTGGGACTGGTACTACCGGACGGCGCTCCGGACGGTGATCCAGGCGTGTGGCCGGATCGTGCGGTCTCCGACCGACTACGGCGCGACGTATCTGGCCGATCGGAGCCTGCTGGATCTGTTCGACCGGGCGCGATCGGCCATGCCCGAGTGGTTCGCCGCCCAGGTCGACCGGTGTGAGCGCCCCGACCTGCCGCCCGGTGACGCGTCGGCGGCGCTCGCGGGCCTCTCGGGGGGCGGAACCGATCGGCGCACCGTCGACGCCAGCCCCGTCGCGGACGTGTGGGACACCGACTGA
- a CDS encoding PD-(D/E)XK nuclease family protein, which produces MSIDESELLSSVRERDVDLVVVQLLKTDPTFRDWFVDQLATDRQVVDFLGVRHSVERDTGESDIEMGFETRAGDHWIVLVENKINAGKQQRQVERYFERGENYVDRNGWDGFRVALIAPEGYVSDSDRAAFEDVITYEDVRNRVERGDHDGSEFFCTVLDEAVKKRTPTDLSRWTERTVEQFRDRMASLPPVEVYDDGTTNKQLRVKSRAPDHPDAALYNVYFPGEMDGAKAQVRLNLTGHKTATVSEEEFEALKPALEREMVGLDGFRSHDRAMEPVKTEHYRSNYRSDREYIDGVVDTLCELIEAYHPLFVANETFE; this is translated from the coding sequence GTGTCCATAGACGAATCCGAACTACTATCGTCCGTTCGTGAGCGCGATGTCGACCTCGTGGTCGTCCAACTGCTGAAGACTGATCCGACATTCCGGGACTGGTTCGTGGATCAACTCGCGACCGATCGACAGGTGGTCGATTTCCTCGGTGTTCGACACTCCGTCGAGCGAGACACGGGTGAGTCCGACATCGAGATGGGGTTCGAAACACGGGCAGGCGACCACTGGATCGTTCTCGTCGAGAACAAAATCAACGCCGGAAAGCAGCAGCGACAGGTCGAACGGTATTTCGAGCGTGGGGAGAACTACGTCGATCGGAACGGCTGGGACGGTTTCCGTGTCGCACTCATCGCTCCGGAAGGATACGTAAGCGACAGCGACAGGGCCGCCTTCGAGGACGTTATTACCTACGAAGACGTGAGAAATCGAGTCGAACGAGGAGACCACGACGGAAGCGAGTTCTTCTGTACCGTCCTCGACGAAGCGGTTAAGAAGCGAACCCCGACGGATCTGTCACGATGGACCGAGCGGACAGTCGAGCAGTTTCGGGACCGGATGGCGTCGTTGCCGCCTGTCGAGGTGTACGACGATGGGACCACGAACAAACAACTCCGGGTGAAATCGCGAGCCCCCGATCACCCCGACGCGGCCCTCTACAATGTGTACTTCCCAGGAGAAATGGACGGAGCGAAAGCACAAGTTCGTCTCAACCTCACCGGCCACAAAACAGCGACCGTCTCTGAAGAGGAGTTTGAAGCACTCAAACCGGCCCTGGAGCGGGAGATGGTCGGCCTCGACGGATTCCGTTCGCACGACCGGGCGATGGAACCGGTGAAAACCGAACACTACCGATCGAACTACCGATCAGACAGAGAGTACATCGACGGCGTGGTCGATACGCTCTGTGAATTGATCGAAGCGTACCACCCGCTATTCGTCGCCAACGAAACGTTCGAGTGA
- a CDS encoding DUF5786 family protein has product MSLGAYDEHEHERRERKASEVDASFDDERTVYHGTVEYDGEESTEELLDQFEQING; this is encoded by the coding sequence ATGTCTCTTGGTGCCTACGACGAGCACGAACACGAACGGCGCGAACGAAAAGCGTCGGAGGTCGACGCATCGTTCGACGACGAGCGAACCGTCTACCACGGCACCGTGGAGTACGACGGCGAGGAGTCCACCGAGGAACTGCTCGATCAGTTCGAACAGATCAACGGGTGA
- a CDS encoding AAA family ATPase, with amino-acid sequence MDSPESITAASETTRRVRDRIASAVVIDDDTLATMVTALLARGHVLLEDVPGTGKTVTARVLAEALGLEFNRVQFTPDLLPSDVTGSTVYDETAGTFEFSEGPIFANVVLADEINRAPPKTQAALLEAMEDRQVSVDGTTHPLPDPFLVIATQNPIEQEGTFRLPEAQRDRFAVKTALGYADAEGEMELLDRRASRHTLSPSVEAVTDAATVRTLQEICEGVQVTDRVRRYIVDLARTTRADDRVDVGVSPRGIQRIFEVARARAVLQDRDYVTPEDVQAIAQPTMAHRVVRTTEATVEGVEQSAIVADAIDRVAVPAVAPSDAAADTGDKSEVSEEGDPIGASDDGDTSDPSGAERSPDTPGSDASTPDATDGADPDDDLWVDANDLDDAGSPDGDAEERDTDHSDGRP; translated from the coding sequence ATGGACAGCCCCGAGTCGATCACGGCGGCGAGCGAGACCACGCGCCGGGTGCGCGACCGGATCGCGAGTGCGGTCGTCATCGACGACGACACGCTGGCGACGATGGTGACCGCGCTGCTCGCGCGCGGCCACGTCCTCCTGGAGGACGTCCCCGGCACGGGCAAGACCGTCACCGCACGCGTGCTCGCGGAGGCGCTCGGCCTCGAATTCAATCGCGTCCAGTTCACGCCCGATCTCCTCCCCTCTGACGTGACGGGGTCGACCGTCTACGACGAGACCGCGGGCACCTTCGAGTTCTCGGAGGGGCCGATCTTCGCGAACGTCGTGCTGGCCGACGAGATCAATCGCGCGCCGCCGAAGACCCAGGCCGCACTGCTCGAAGCCATGGAGGACCGCCAGGTGAGCGTCGACGGCACGACCCACCCGTTGCCCGACCCGTTTCTCGTGATCGCGACCCAGAACCCGATCGAACAGGAGGGCACCTTCCGCCTGCCGGAGGCCCAGCGCGACCGCTTCGCGGTGAAGACCGCCCTGGGCTATGCCGACGCCGAGGGTGAGATGGAACTACTCGACCGGCGGGCGTCACGACACACGCTCTCGCCGTCGGTCGAGGCCGTCACCGACGCCGCGACCGTCCGGACGCTTCAGGAGATCTGTGAAGGGGTCCAGGTCACCGATCGCGTCCGACGGTACATCGTCGATCTGGCGCGGACGACCCGCGCGGACGACCGCGTCGACGTCGGCGTCTCGCCCCGCGGGATCCAGCGCATCTTCGAGGTCGCCCGCGCTCGCGCGGTCCTCCAGGATCGCGACTACGTCACCCCCGAAGACGTCCAGGCGATCGCCCAGCCGACGATGGCCCACCGCGTGGTTCGCACGACGGAAGCCACCGTCGAGGGCGTCGAGCAATCGGCGATCGTCGCGGACGCGATCGATCGGGTCGCGGTGCCCGCCGTCGCGCCGAGTGACGCGGCCGCCGACACAGGCGACAAAAGCGAGGTCTCCGAGGAGGGCGACCCGATCGGGGCCTCCGACGACGGCGACACGAGCGACCCGTCTGGGGCCGAGCGATCACCCGACACGCCGGGGTCAGACGCGTCGACGCCGGACGCGACCGACGGTGCGGACCCCGACGACGATCTGTGGGTCGACGCGAACGACCTCGACGACGCGGGATCGCCCGACGGCGACGCCGAGGAGCGCGACACCGATCACAGCGACGGGCGACCCTGA
- a CDS encoding DUF58 domain-containing protein, whose translation MSAPTDRWRAAVAATALLATAGAVAGHAGLLVAALLPLGALAGSRLGTGPDPALGVRREIDPTPAPPGRPVAVRLVVENRGDRRLRDVRVIDGVPADLAALSGSPRAATTLDPGETALVSYDLAARRGTHTFDPPTIHCRSVGAGRRATLTPAVAGDDRLDCRIDAGAPPIDDEGALAGGQRSTDDPGGGLEFHSVREYHPEDPADRIDWRHYAKRDDLATVNYRRRTGATVVIVVDARESTRVAAGPGRPTAVELSAYAATRATSDLLAGGNEISVAVIGVDGPDADGLHWLDPGRGADHRARAIDRFQAAADAESAGPVDDQIARIASLAPPRAQLLVFSPLLDDRLVDALATWGAHDFSRTLCSPDVLTHNTVTGTLARVRRQSRLARCQAAGVRTVDWKRGTPLAVVLQQAFASEPGGGN comes from the coding sequence GTGAGCGCGCCGACCGATCGCTGGCGCGCGGCGGTCGCCGCGACGGCGCTACTCGCGACGGCGGGCGCGGTGGCCGGCCACGCTGGCCTGCTCGTCGCCGCGCTGCTCCCGCTGGGTGCGCTCGCGGGCAGCCGTCTCGGGACCGGCCCCGATCCCGCACTGGGTGTCCGCCGCGAGATCGATCCGACGCCCGCTCCCCCCGGCCGACCCGTTGCGGTCCGACTGGTCGTCGAGAATCGGGGCGATCGACGCCTGCGCGATGTCCGCGTGATCGACGGCGTGCCCGCCGACCTCGCGGCGCTGTCGGGGTCGCCGCGCGCCGCGACCACGCTCGATCCCGGCGAGACCGCACTCGTCTCCTACGATCTCGCGGCCCGCCGGGGCACCCACACGTTCGATCCGCCGACGATCCACTGCCGATCGGTCGGTGCGGGCCGGCGGGCGACGCTCACACCCGCGGTCGCGGGCGACGACCGCCTGGACTGTCGAATCGACGCGGGCGCACCGCCGATCGACGACGAGGGCGCGCTCGCGGGCGGCCAGCGCAGCACGGACGACCCCGGCGGCGGCCTCGAATTTCACTCCGTTCGAGAGTACCACCCCGAGGATCCCGCCGACCGGATCGACTGGCGACACTACGCGAAACGCGACGACCTCGCGACGGTCAACTACCGCCGTCGGACGGGCGCGACGGTCGTGATCGTCGTCGACGCCCGCGAGTCCACCCGCGTCGCGGCGGGGCCCGGACGCCCGACCGCCGTCGAGTTGTCGGCCTACGCCGCGACGCGCGCGACGAGTGACCTGCTCGCGGGCGGCAACGAGATTTCGGTCGCGGTGATCGGCGTCGACGGGCCCGACGCCGACGGCCTCCACTGGCTCGACCCCGGACGGGGGGCCGACCACCGCGCCCGTGCGATCGATCGGTTCCAGGCCGCCGCCGACGCCGAGAGCGCGGGCCCCGTCGACGATCAGATCGCCCGGATCGCGTCGCTCGCGCCGCCGCGGGCCCAACTGCTGGTCTTCTCGCCGTTGCTCGACGATCGACTGGTCGACGCGCTCGCCACCTGGGGCGCTCACGACTTCTCGCGGACGCTGTGCTCGCCGGACGTACTCACACACAACACCGTCACGGGGACACTCGCGCGGGTGCGCCGGCAGTCCCGACTCGCGCGGTGTCAGGCCGCGGGCGTGCGCACCGTCGACTGGAAACGGGGGACGCCCCTGGCGGTCGTCCTCCAGCAGGCCTTTGCCAGCGAGCCCGGGGGTGGGAACTGA
- a CDS encoding DUF7269 family protein: MRYRDWAAVGTALVVLAAAVLALVAGVGAGILGTALAALVGIVGVCWSSYRVLRRSGGGVPSIQPPERSPERSRRAATVSGRDLLDPLEAATGAIRGADDLERAAERVRPVLRATLIEVYEASGADRATAERDLAAGAWTDDSTAAALLDPAVEPPARPLSVRIERWLFPERVFRRRVNRAVDAIVHTAEDRLPTVAGQTAPRPVPITDPPLAELRRTVDGRLEPAGAQFGGRSE; the protein is encoded by the coding sequence ATGAGATATCGTGACTGGGCGGCGGTCGGCACCGCGCTCGTCGTCCTCGCGGCCGCCGTGCTCGCGCTCGTCGCGGGTGTCGGGGCCGGCATCCTCGGCACGGCACTCGCGGCGCTCGTCGGGATCGTCGGGGTCTGCTGGAGTAGCTATCGCGTGCTCCGCCGATCGGGTGGTGGGGTCCCCTCGATCCAGCCCCCCGAACGGTCACCCGAGCGGAGTCGCCGGGCCGCGACCGTCTCCGGGCGTGACCTGCTCGACCCGCTGGAGGCCGCGACGGGCGCGATCCGCGGGGCCGACGACCTCGAACGGGCCGCCGAACGGGTCCGGCCGGTGTTGCGCGCGACGCTGATCGAGGTGTACGAGGCCTCGGGGGCCGACCGCGCGACCGCCGAGCGGGATCTGGCGGCTGGCGCGTGGACCGACGATTCGACCGCCGCAGCGCTGCTCGATCCCGCGGTCGAGCCACCTGCCCGCCCGCTATCGGTCCGCATCGAGCGGTGGCTGTTCCCCGAGCGCGTCTTTCGACGCCGCGTGAATCGCGCGGTCGACGCCATCGTTCACACCGCCGAGGACCGCCTGCCGACCGTCGCGGGCCAGACCGCGCCCCGTCCGGTGCCGATCACTGATCCACCGCTCGCGGAACTCCGGCGGACCGTCGACGGGCGTCTGGAACCGGCCGGCGCGCAGTTCGGGGGGCGATCGGAGTGA